A window from Verrucomicrobiota bacterium encodes these proteins:
- a CDS encoding biopolymer transporter ExbD — MARKTRTTEIELDHKSDMSSMIDLVFLLLIFFMVTATLIDYKKDDRVDIPIADNAEKPEGGISNRVVINILPDEEADDGRYAKEGGDSITLDEIKVLLMDRDEANGEEPIKLHVRGDSTAGVRHYKRLLKTASEAGISQSIFSTYQTAKGG; from the coding sequence ATGGCAAGAAAAACGCGCACGACAGAGATCGAGTTGGATCACAAGTCGGACATGTCGTCCATGATTGACTTGGTCTTCCTACTGCTGATTTTCTTCATGGTGACGGCCACTTTGATCGACTACAAAAAAGACGATCGGGTCGATATTCCGATCGCCGACAATGCGGAAAAGCCGGAAGGCGGGATTTCCAACCGGGTCGTCATCAATATTTTGCCCGATGAGGAAGCGGACGATGGTCGCTATGCCAAAGAAGGGGGCGATTCGATCACCTTGGATGAAATCAAAGTGCTCCTGATGGATCGCGATGAGGCGAACGGGGAAGAGCCCATCAAACTGCATGTCCGAGGAGACAGCACGGCAGGGGTCCGCCATTACAAGCGACTCCTCAAAACCGCCTCGGAGGCGGGTATCTCCCAGTCCATTTTCTCCACTTACCAAACCGCCAAAGGGGGCTAG
- a CDS encoding biopolymer transporter ExbD, with amino-acid sequence MARRFKAQDDDEVQPELDIAPLIDVAFLLLIYFLVTSQLKRQEIDLNLGIPSNQTSDAPTPPLPPLVLEIQEDGTIVANPGKNPEILDKIESGREVPLLEERLAFFKAGAEASNDKPTIILNPKDEASGQRFVDVLNAIAGFEIDQIALAGFAEGD; translated from the coding sequence ATGGCTCGAAGATTCAAAGCGCAAGACGACGACGAGGTCCAGCCTGAGCTGGACATCGCCCCTTTGATCGATGTGGCCTTCCTGCTGCTCATTTACTTCCTGGTGACCTCCCAACTGAAGCGTCAAGAAATCGATCTCAATCTCGGGATTCCCTCCAACCAGACTTCGGATGCCCCGACTCCCCCGCTTCCTCCGCTCGTTTTGGAAATCCAAGAAGACGGAACCATCGTGGCCAATCCCGGGAAGAATCCCGAGATTCTCGACAAGATTGAGAGCGGTCGCGAAGTGCCGCTTTTAGAAGAGCGTTTGGCCTTCTTCAAAGCAGGGGCGGAAGCCTCGAACGACAAACCTACCATTATTTTGAACCCCAAGGATGAAGCCAGCGGGCAGCGTTTCGTGGATGTGCTCAACGCAATCGCTGGCTTTGAAATCGATCAGATCGCCCTCGCTGGTTTTGCGGAGGGCGACTGA